The DNA window CCTCTGGTGCTGCTGGAACAGAACTCGGTTCCCGGGCGGGCGAACCGATTCCTGGCTCGCTTCGCTGATCATCTCTGTCTGACCTATCCGGAGTCCGCTGCTTATCTACCCCGGAAAACGCCGGTGTCAGTTACCGGCAATCCCCTGAGAGCCGCGGTCACGAAGCTCCGTGTGGACAAAACTCACCCGCCAGAACAACAGGTCCTGCTCATCACTGGAGGGAGCCAGGGAGCCCGTCTCCTCAACGAGCTATTGATCGGATTCGCTGCCCAGTGCGGCTCAGCATTGAAAAACTGGCACTTCCGACATCAGGCCGGTTCCGATGACGAAGCAGCACGAATTCGAGTTCAATATGAGGCCGCCCAAGTCTCGGCTGAGGTTCGGGCGTACTTCGATACGCCGGATGAACTCTATGAGAACGTGACAATGGCCGTCTCACGTGCCGGGGCGACGACCCTGGCCGAACTCGCCTGGCTGCGAATTCCGGCTCTCATTGTCCCCATTGCCAACTCGGTAAATAGTCATCAACTGTACAACGCGCAATCCCACGCAAGGTGCTCATGTTCACAGGTGATTGAAGAAGATCAACGGGATCTGAAGAAGGTGTTCAATAGTTCTCTTCTTCGGTGGCTCGAAGAGGCTGAGTCTCATAGTCGAGGAAAAGTTCAATCGGAGATTTCCTTAACATTCGATGCCACGTCCGAGGTAGTCAAGGTGATCTCCCGAATACTAGTTGATGTCTAGGTAAAGTTCCTGACTAATCGGAGGTGGTGGATGGATGGGCAGCGTCGCGGCAACGCGGTATCTTTCGAGCGATAGACAGTTCTATTGTTTCCGAGGTGTCGTTCTTTTTGGCTTCCCGACGAAGTCGGGCTTTTCGAGTTGTTAGGGCTGACTGAGAAAATCGTTTGTCAAGAACTCTAAACAAGCATCGTTCACTTGATAGTCTGTCAACGATTGCTAGAGTCGCTACATCTTTAAGCCAAAACGTTATTGCTATTACACCTGCCGCTTTCTATTCTTTGGTCAGGGAGGCAATGGCGGCTGCATACAAGTCCGCAGGCTCAACAGAAGAAGGAACAAGACATGGCGGAAGCAACTGAGCAATTGAGTGTTGCCGAGATTCATCAACTTCTGCGACAACAGCAGTCCAAAGTCAGTGCTCTTCAGAAGCGGCGCGAAAAGCTGGCTGAACAACTGGCTGATGTCGAACAACAGATTGCAGAATTGACGGGTGAAGACGGTGGTGGCACACGATTCAGGAATGAGAAGTCCCTGGAAGAAGTGATCATCGATGTTCTCGGAAAGAACAAGAAGGGGCTTGGACTGGCAGAACTGACCGATGCCATTCTCAAGACGGGTTATCGTTCGAGCAGCTCTAACTTCAAGAACGTCGTCTACCAGAATGTCTATAAGTCCGAAGCCGTGACTCGCGACGAAAAGTCCGGTCGCTATGTTCTCGCCTGATCGCTGATTGAGCTCGAACAGTTGGCTGGTTGCCAACAGCAACCGTGACAGACGCCCCCGCCTGAATTACCATGCGGGGGTTTTTTCACGCACCCACGTCACCGACCTTCACGTACAGGGATGCAATTCGATGTCGAATGATACTGTTGATTCTCGTCAAGTTGTCATGGACCTTCTCCGCATTGCGGGCGGAAGCGGGCAGGAAACCCAGGTCCTTGCCGCCATCGAAAGGAAGTTGCTCGATGCAGGGCTCGATCCGACTCAGATGCGTTACGACGAAGCCAACACGCGAGCCGGCTTCGGTGAGGTTGGTAATCTTATCGTCACCCTTCCGGGGACGATATCAGCTCCCCGTCGACTGCTCATGGCTCATGTCGATACAGTCCCTCTTTGCCTGGGAGCGGTGCCGCTGATTGACGGCGAATACATTGTCTCTGAATCAGCTGAGACAGCGCTGGGAGGAGACGACCGTTCTGGAGCCGCTGTTGTTCTTACGACTCTCTTACGGATTCTCAACGAGCGTCCCGAACATCCTCCACTGACATTTCTGTGGACCATTCAGGAAGAGATTGGATTGGTCGGAGCCCGCTACGTCGATCCTGAGGAATTGAATCACCCAGAACTCTGTTTCAATTTCGATGGGGGGCCTCCGCACAGTGTAATCCGCGGAGCGACTGGTGATTCTCATATGGACATCATCGTGCGGGGACTGGCCAGTCATGCCGGTGCTCATCCCGAACAGGGGATCTCCGCGATTGTGAT is part of the Rubinisphaera margarita genome and encodes:
- a CDS encoding UDP-N-acetylglucosamine--N-acetylmuramyl-(pentapeptide) pyrophosphoryl-undecaprenol N-acetylglucosamine transferase is translated as MDPLSIEDEQSASPKSPALVFAGGGTGGHLYPGIAVAERWKEQFPDSRIVFIGTDRPVERRIVQANSLEHVSIPFEPPARVLGSPWKYFQKLRESNRIVRELFRAIQPDIMIGLGNYSSVPAGLIARRSRIPLVLLEQNSVPGRANRFLARFADHLCLTYPESAAYLPRKTPVSVTGNPLRAAVTKLRVDKTHPPEQQVLLITGGSQGARLLNELLIGFAAQCGSALKNWHFRHQAGSDDEAARIRVQYEAAQVSAEVRAYFDTPDELYENVTMAVSRAGATTLAELAWLRIPALIVPIANSVNSHQLYNAQSHARCSCSQVIEEDQRDLKKVFNSSLLRWLEEAESHSRGKVQSEISLTFDATSEVVKVISRILVDV
- a CDS encoding MerR family DNA-binding protein, which codes for MAEATEQLSVAEIHQLLRQQQSKVSALQKRREKLAEQLADVEQQIAELTGEDGGGTRFRNEKSLEEVIIDVLGKNKKGLGLAELTDAILKTGYRSSSSNFKNVVYQNVYKSEAVTRDEKSGRYVLA
- a CDS encoding M20/M25/M40 family metallo-hydrolase; this encodes MSNDTVDSRQVVMDLLRIAGGSGQETQVLAAIERKLLDAGLDPTQMRYDEANTRAGFGEVGNLIVTLPGTISAPRRLLMAHVDTVPLCLGAVPLIDGEYIVSESAETALGGDDRSGAAVVLTTLLRILNERPEHPPLTFLWTIQEEIGLVGARYVDPEELNHPELCFNFDGGPPHSVIRGATGDSHMDIIVRGLASHAGAHPEQGISAIVIASMAIAELQRDGWLGLIEKSHGRGTSNIGYISGGAATNVVTDLITIRAEARSHDPQFRQEIVDTIQRAFVTAAETLANAAGAHGTVEFKSRSKYEAFALEEDSAVVTAAKEAARGAGLTPETRISNGGLDANWISSHGLPTVTIGCGQEFIHTVSERLHLPSFENACEIAWRLALDNA